In Candidatus Cohnella colombiensis, one DNA window encodes the following:
- the hemB gene encoding porphobilinogen synthase, producing MAFPTVRHRRLRGSAGLRDLVRETTLRVSDLIAPIFVIEGEGVQAEISSMPGVYHWSLDLLDQELQAITEQGIQSILVFGVPSYKDAIGTSAFEDEGIVQRAIRQIKSKYPNLVVIADTCLCQFTDHGHCGVVHQHENGAVIDNDESLALLTRTAISQARAGADIIAPSNMMDGFVSAIRAGLDEAGFTNIPIMSYAVKYASAYYGPFREAAHSSPQFGDRKTYQMDPANAREALREAQSDVEEGADFLIVKPGLAYLDIVRMLSDRYPLPIVVYNVSAEYSMVKAAALQGWIDERAIVLETLIGMKRSGADIIITYHAKDAARWLREQ from the coding sequence ATGGCTTTTCCAACAGTAAGACACCGCAGATTAAGAGGATCAGCAGGATTGCGTGATCTGGTAAGAGAAACAACACTTCGTGTGAGCGACTTGATCGCTCCGATTTTCGTTATAGAGGGTGAAGGGGTTCAAGCGGAAATTTCCTCTATGCCTGGTGTGTACCACTGGTCACTAGATTTGCTCGATCAGGAGCTACAGGCGATTACGGAGCAAGGGATACAATCTATACTCGTGTTCGGGGTTCCTTCGTATAAGGATGCAATAGGAACGTCAGCCTTTGAAGATGAAGGTATCGTGCAACGGGCGATTAGACAGATCAAATCGAAATATCCTAACCTTGTAGTTATTGCAGATACATGTCTTTGTCAGTTTACCGATCATGGGCATTGCGGTGTTGTGCATCAGCATGAGAATGGAGCAGTCATTGATAACGATGAATCTCTTGCACTCTTAACGCGAACTGCGATATCGCAGGCGCGAGCGGGTGCGGATATTATCGCACCATCGAATATGATGGATGGCTTCGTATCAGCCATTCGAGCAGGTCTAGACGAAGCGGGATTCACGAATATTCCGATTATGTCTTATGCGGTGAAGTACGCTTCAGCGTACTATGGTCCCTTTCGTGAGGCGGCACATTCTTCCCCACAATTCGGAGATCGCAAGACGTATCAGATGGATCCAGCGAATGCTCGTGAAGCGTTGCGTGAGGCGCAAAGCGATGTGGAGGAAGGCGCAGACTTCCTTATCGTGAAGCCGGGTCTTGCCTATTTGGATATCGTTAGAATGCTAAGTGATCGTTATCCGCTTCCAATCGTTGTCTATAATGTAAGCGCAGAATACTCCATGGTTAAGGCGGCTGCACTGCAAGGTTGGATTGATGAGCGGGCGATTGTGCTTGAAACATTAATCGGGATGAAGCGCTCAGGTGCAGATATCATTATTACCTATCATGCTAAAGACGCTGCGAGATGGTTACGCGAGCAATAA
- a CDS encoding Crp/Fnr family transcriptional regulator: MIEWLKKVSLFDNLSDDQLEHILRISNRRTLSPGTVLFHEKEMGLTFYVVLVGSIKIFSRSNSGEEKVLSLVNAGESFGELSLLDGRPRSASAQTLESTTVLEIGYESFMHLLSSHFDITKGILSELCRRLRTTNEHVNDLTFLDGRTRVLKNLITLANRNGKRDGNIISISMNLNYDELAQMAGVTKQVLSEVIRELELRGVLQFGINEYRLNLLKLRS; this comes from the coding sequence ATGATTGAGTGGCTAAAGAAGGTATCTCTCTTTGACAATCTCAGTGATGATCAATTAGAGCACATCCTTAGAATCTCTAACCGTCGGACGTTATCCCCCGGGACTGTATTGTTTCATGAAAAAGAAATGGGGCTTACATTCTATGTTGTGCTCGTCGGTTCAATTAAAATCTTTTCGCGCAGTAACTCCGGCGAAGAGAAAGTACTTTCTCTTGTAAATGCAGGCGAGAGCTTTGGCGAATTATCGTTGCTTGATGGTCGACCTCGTTCTGCGTCGGCTCAAACACTTGAATCGACTACTGTCCTTGAAATCGGATATGAATCATTCATGCACTTACTCTCAAGCCATTTTGACATTACAAAAGGCATTTTATCAGAGCTATGCCGCAGACTTCGTACCACGAATGAGCACGTGAATGATTTGACATTCCTCGATGGCCGTACCCGAGTTCTCAAAAACTTGATCACCTTAGCTAATCGTAATGGTAAACGTGATGGTAACATCATCTCCATCTCCATGAACTTGAACTACGACGAACTCGCGCAGATGGCTGGCGTAACCAAGCAAGTACTGTCTGAAGTCATCAGAGAACTTGAATTAAGAGGCGTCCTTCAGTTTGGCATCAATGAGTATCGACTCAATCTCCTAAAGCTTCGTAGTTAG
- the hemL gene encoding glutamate-1-semialdehyde 2,1-aminomutase: MIEKGRIRKDEKSKAAFERAKQSIPGGVNSPVRAYKSVGLTPLVIESGSGSRITDIDGQSYIDYVLSWGPLIAGHAHPEVVEALKRTAEKGTSFGAPTEMETMMAELVCERVHSVDIVRMVNSGTEATLSAIRLARGYTKRNKILKFEGSYHGHADSLLIKAGSGVATLGLPDSPGVPESVASHTLTVPYNDIEAVKLVFERYGEELAAIIVEPVAGNMGVVPPLPGFLTGLREITTKYGALLIFDEVMTGFRVHRNCAQGLFGITPDLTCFGKVIGGGLPVGAYGGRRDIMEQIAPSGPIYQAGTLSGNPLAMAAGYTTLKLMTVEAYQLLERLAARLQVGLEHNATQAGVPMTINRVGSMVCPFYTDNHVINYDMAKRSNTETFRVVFRKLLDYGVNIAPSPFEGMFVSTAHTEADIDETIAAHKEALKYVE, from the coding sequence ATGATAGAAAAAGGTCGGATTCGTAAAGATGAGAAGTCGAAAGCAGCGTTCGAACGTGCAAAACAGTCGATCCCTGGTGGTGTGAACAGTCCTGTTCGCGCTTATAAATCTGTCGGTCTTACACCGTTAGTAATTGAAAGTGGTTCAGGCAGTAGGATTACCGATATTGATGGTCAATCTTATATCGATTATGTGTTATCATGGGGGCCCTTGATCGCAGGTCATGCACATCCTGAAGTGGTTGAAGCACTCAAGCGCACAGCGGAAAAAGGGACAAGCTTCGGTGCACCAACCGAAATGGAGACGATGATGGCGGAGCTTGTGTGCGAACGGGTACATTCTGTGGACATCGTGCGGATGGTCAATTCCGGAACAGAAGCTACGCTCAGCGCAATCAGACTTGCTCGTGGCTACACGAAGCGCAATAAGATTCTGAAGTTTGAAGGCTCATACCATGGGCATGCGGATAGCCTATTGATTAAAGCAGGGTCTGGTGTCGCAACGCTAGGACTGCCAGATAGCCCTGGCGTTCCAGAAAGTGTTGCCTCGCATACGTTAACGGTACCTTACAACGATATTGAGGCGGTCAAGCTTGTATTCGAACGTTACGGGGAAGAGCTTGCAGCGATAATCGTGGAGCCTGTCGCAGGGAATATGGGAGTCGTACCTCCGTTACCCGGGTTTTTGACAGGACTTCGTGAGATAACGACGAAATATGGCGCTTTACTGATCTTCGACGAGGTAATGACAGGCTTCCGCGTACATCGCAATTGTGCACAAGGGTTGTTTGGGATTACACCGGATTTGACTTGCTTCGGTAAAGTCATTGGCGGTGGACTTCCAGTAGGTGCATATGGGGGACGCAGAGATATTATGGAGCAGATTGCTCCAAGCGGTCCGATCTATCAAGCGGGTACGCTGTCAGGCAATCCGCTTGCAATGGCGGCGGGATATACAACATTGAAGCTGATGACAGTAGAAGCTTATCAATTGCTGGAACGGCTTGCAGCGCGCCTTCAAGTCGGTTTGGAGCACAATGCTACACAAGCGGGCGTTCCAATGACGATCAATCGCGTCGGCTCGATGGTGTGCCCGTTTTATACAGATAATCATGTCATTAATTATGATATGGCTAAGCGTTCGAATACCGAAACGTTCCGAGTCGTATTCCGTAAGCTGCTGGACTATGGCGTAAACATTGCACCATCGCCATTCGAAGGCATGTTCGTTTCCACTGCGCATACAGAAGCGGATATTGATGAGACGATTGCTGCACATAAGGAAGCTCTGAAATACGTGGAATGA
- a CDS encoding stalk domain-containing protein, with product MNKRSLLLMFILLLSLTTTVSAASDAIKAKLFQATIYINKFIIQADERTTLLNYNDRVYVPLRKLTEITGAAIGYDSKSRSIYIDQPQAFSVKSSVHRKASNDSFTLHIYSEKAEYAQGESIRIWSRLVNESEQSVTIYHAQPLVGYNIVDEEDSADNQIYALSLTETTFNSEDEYNSSLLPIHSISYNVRKLDLEDFNKYIDQSARPSMLPKGTYTVTAEAPYSLSKSFSEENKRKLQASITIKVV from the coding sequence ATGAACAAAAGATCACTCCTGCTCATGTTTATTCTTTTACTCAGCTTAACGACCACAGTAAGTGCTGCATCAGATGCAATTAAGGCAAAGCTCTTCCAAGCTACTATTTACATCAACAAGTTCATCATACAAGCAGACGAACGGACAACTTTGTTGAACTACAACGATAGAGTGTACGTCCCTTTACGAAAGCTAACGGAAATTACTGGAGCGGCGATCGGTTATGACAGTAAATCTCGTTCTATCTATATCGATCAACCTCAAGCTTTTTCTGTAAAATCAAGTGTACATAGAAAAGCTTCAAACGACTCGTTTACGTTACACATCTATTCAGAAAAAGCAGAGTATGCACAAGGAGAATCAATCCGAATTTGGTCACGTCTAGTCAATGAGAGCGAACAATCGGTAACGATCTATCATGCTCAACCATTAGTTGGTTACAATATCGTCGATGAAGAGGACTCCGCGGATAATCAAATTTATGCACTTAGTTTAACAGAGACTACTTTTAATTCTGAGGATGAATATAACAGTTCCCTATTACCTATCCATTCTATTTCATACAATGTCCGTAAACTGGATTTAGAGGATTTTAATAAATATATAGATCAGTCAGCCCGTCCATCCATGCTACCAAAAGGTACTTATACGGTTACTGCTGAAGCACCCTACAGTCTTAGTAAGTCATTCTCAGAAGAAAATAAACGGAAACTCCAAGCATCTATTACGATCAAAGTTGTGTAA
- a CDS encoding LysM peptidoglycan-binding domain-containing protein → MTDPLNGLRFDIYERVQLTEDFAAIDELEEIELIPRIQALPQEDQVLLTGHLVLTGVYRSYGAEELSQLEHWIPVEITLPQNRIHSVDELAVEIDNFDVDVLTDRSLNVTGVLALRGLQAVEEQPQVWRDDSFTVVHQTSIEQLRASEVEEDTVSHAGIEQLQDATTESFVEATSWHPTSEAYSPPELPVVEIGREEPTVLEVQLPIVQLSEEHLPEKKELKVALGGLPLDSADRIQSGVGLLSQLGEYGAKREAEQRVIEAAKKEEATLAASQNSSGSTGDELEWTRLFLSNGSQAQNFKKVRMCIVQREDTLEDIANRYKVQPRELQLHNQLREPYLSQGQVLYIP, encoded by the coding sequence GTGACGGATCCATTGAACGGACTGCGCTTCGATATTTATGAGAGGGTGCAGTTGACTGAAGACTTTGCTGCGATTGATGAATTGGAGGAAATTGAACTCATCCCTCGCATTCAAGCTCTGCCACAGGAAGATCAAGTACTGCTTACGGGACATCTCGTACTAACAGGCGTTTATCGTTCATACGGAGCTGAGGAGTTGTCACAGCTTGAACATTGGATTCCTGTAGAAATTACGTTGCCGCAAAACCGCATTCATAGCGTAGATGAGCTCGCCGTTGAAATTGATAATTTTGATGTAGACGTACTTACAGATCGGTCACTTAATGTAACTGGAGTGCTCGCTCTTCGAGGATTACAGGCTGTTGAGGAGCAACCGCAGGTTTGGAGAGATGACAGCTTTACTGTTGTACATCAGACTTCTATCGAACAGCTTCGAGCTTCAGAGGTTGAAGAAGATACGGTATCCCATGCTGGGATCGAACAGTTACAGGATGCTACAACAGAGTCTTTTGTCGAAGCGACATCCTGGCATCCTACAAGTGAGGCATATTCACCTCCAGAGCTACCGGTCGTTGAAATTGGAAGGGAAGAGCCGACTGTCCTTGAAGTTCAATTGCCCATTGTACAATTGAGTGAAGAACATCTGCCCGAAAAAAAGGAGCTAAAAGTCGCATTAGGAGGCTTACCACTCGATTCCGCAGATCGGATTCAGTCGGGTGTTGGTTTACTATCCCAGCTTGGTGAATATGGTGCTAAACGTGAAGCTGAGCAACGGGTAATTGAAGCTGCCAAAAAAGAAGAGGCTACGCTTGCCGCAAGTCAAAATTCGTCAGGAAGCACTGGGGACGAATTGGAATGGACACGATTATTTTTATCGAATGGCTCTCAAGCACAAAATTTCAAGAAAGTTCGGATGTGTATTGTGCAGCGTGAGGATACGTTGGAAGACATTGCTAATCGCTACAAAGTGCAACCACGTGAACTTCAACTACACAATCAATTGCGTGAGCCCTATTTGTCCCAAGGGCAAGTACTCTATATCCCATAA
- a CDS encoding valine--tRNA ligase has protein sequence MSETKPNSNVEMPTTYDPLSAERKWYEAWMQGGYFQAGRRTDAPKYTIVIPPPNVTGMLHIGHALDFTLQDILIRFKRMQGFDALWLPGTDHAGIATQTKVEQKLREEGLSRYDLGREAFLDKVWEWKDHYAGTIRDQWAKMGLSLDYSRERFTLDDGLSLAVRTVFVRLYEKGLIYRGKRIINWDPAARTALSDIEVEYKEVNGHLYHLRYPLADGDGYLTVATTRPETMLGDTAVAVHPDDDRYKHLIGKMLRLPIADREIPIIGDEYVEKEFGSGAVKITPAHDPNDFEVGSRHDLPQITVMDESGRMNENAGPYQGLDRADCRKAIVKDLQEQGVCILIEDHVHQVGHSERSGAVVEPYLSTQWFVAMKPLADRAIDCQKSGKGVNFVPDRFEKTYLQWIENVRDWCISRQLWWGHRIPAWYNDTTGEIYVGIEPPAGANDPNSAWRQDDDVLDTWFSSALWPFSTLGWPEDTDDLKNYYPTSVLVTGYDIIYFWVARMIFTALEFTEQIPFKDVLMHGLVRDAEGRKMSKSLGNGVDPLDVIAQYGADAMRFMISTGSTPGQDLRFRFEKVEQARNFANKIWNASRFALMNLEGFTYEDIDLSGELSTADRWIVHRFNETVRDITRLMESYDFGETGRLLYNFIWDDLCDWYIEFAKLTLWSEGDAKRSTQSVLTYVLDRTLRLLHPFMPYLSEEIWQHLPHEPGESITLASWPQYDASFEASQSVKEMNLLMDAIRAVRNVRAEVNVSPGKKIELLIKPTGADEETIFRSNEIYIQRFCNTSALAIDAAVSAPDKAMTAIVTGAELYLPLAGLIDISQEIARLTKEVDSLTSEVERVEKKLANEGYIAKAPAQVVEQERVKGQDYRDKRDKVLARIAELQG, from the coding sequence ATGTCTGAAACAAAGCCAAATTCAAACGTTGAAATGCCCACAACCTATGATCCATTAAGCGCTGAACGCAAATGGTATGAGGCGTGGATGCAAGGTGGTTATTTCCAAGCGGGTCGCCGTACTGATGCGCCGAAATATACGATTGTAATTCCCCCGCCGAACGTGACGGGGATGTTACACATTGGACACGCGCTTGATTTTACGTTGCAGGATATTCTAATCCGATTTAAGCGGATGCAAGGCTTCGATGCATTGTGGCTTCCGGGTACAGACCATGCGGGCATCGCAACTCAGACGAAAGTTGAGCAGAAGCTTCGTGAAGAAGGTTTAAGTCGCTATGACCTCGGACGTGAAGCGTTTCTGGATAAAGTATGGGAATGGAAAGACCACTACGCTGGAACAATTCGTGATCAATGGGCGAAGATGGGTCTTAGCCTCGATTATTCGCGCGAGCGTTTTACGTTGGACGATGGTTTATCGTTAGCAGTTCGCACGGTGTTCGTGCGTCTATACGAGAAAGGACTCATTTACCGTGGTAAACGGATCATTAACTGGGACCCTGCTGCGCGTACCGCGTTATCTGATATTGAAGTAGAGTACAAGGAAGTTAACGGTCATCTGTATCATCTGCGTTACCCGCTTGCAGACGGTGACGGGTACTTGACGGTTGCAACGACGCGTCCGGAGACGATGCTTGGTGATACTGCAGTTGCGGTTCATCCTGATGATGATCGGTATAAGCATTTAATTGGGAAAATGTTGCGGTTGCCGATCGCGGATCGTGAAATCCCGATTATTGGTGATGAGTATGTAGAAAAAGAGTTCGGTAGCGGCGCGGTAAAGATTACACCAGCGCACGATCCGAATGACTTTGAAGTTGGCTCACGTCACGATCTTCCGCAAATTACGGTCATGGATGAAAGCGGTCGAATGAATGAGAATGCCGGTCCGTATCAAGGGCTTGATCGTGCAGATTGCCGTAAAGCGATCGTTAAAGATTTGCAGGAGCAGGGCGTATGTATTTTGATCGAAGATCACGTGCATCAAGTCGGCCACAGTGAGCGTAGCGGTGCGGTTGTTGAGCCGTACTTGTCGACACAATGGTTCGTTGCGATGAAGCCGCTTGCTGATCGTGCAATTGATTGTCAGAAGTCGGGTAAAGGTGTTAATTTCGTTCCAGATCGCTTCGAGAAAACGTATTTGCAATGGATTGAGAACGTACGTGATTGGTGTATTTCTCGCCAATTATGGTGGGGGCATCGGATTCCAGCTTGGTACAATGACACGACAGGAGAAATTTATGTCGGCATTGAGCCTCCAGCAGGTGCGAATGATCCGAATTCGGCTTGGAGACAAGACGACGATGTGCTCGACACTTGGTTTAGCTCGGCGCTGTGGCCATTTTCAACATTAGGTTGGCCTGAAGATACAGACGATTTGAAAAACTACTATCCGACGAGCGTTCTCGTAACGGGATACGATATTATTTACTTCTGGGTTGCTCGGATGATCTTCACAGCGCTTGAATTCACGGAACAAATTCCGTTTAAGGATGTGCTGATGCACGGCCTTGTTCGGGATGCAGAAGGTCGCAAGATGTCTAAATCGCTCGGTAACGGCGTTGACCCGCTTGATGTTATCGCCCAATATGGTGCAGATGCAATGCGGTTTATGATTTCCACAGGCAGCACACCAGGTCAAGATTTACGCTTCCGGTTTGAGAAGGTGGAGCAAGCGCGGAATTTCGCCAATAAAATTTGGAACGCATCGCGGTTTGCTTTAATGAACCTCGAAGGGTTTACTTATGAAGATATCGATCTAAGTGGTGAGTTATCGACTGCTGACCGCTGGATTGTCCACCGCTTCAATGAAACGGTTCGCGACATTACTCGTCTGATGGAAAGCTATGACTTCGGCGAGACAGGACGACTGCTCTACAACTTCATATGGGACGATCTTTGTGATTGGTACATTGAATTTGCAAAGCTTACACTATGGTCAGAAGGTGATGCAAAGCGTAGCACGCAATCAGTGCTCACCTATGTGCTTGATCGCACATTGCGTCTGCTTCATCCTTTCATGCCCTATTTGTCAGAAGAAATTTGGCAGCATCTGCCGCATGAACCTGGTGAGTCGATCACGCTAGCTAGTTGGCCACAATATGATGCATCGTTCGAAGCGTCGCAATCAGTTAAAGAGATGAACCTGCTCATGGATGCGATTCGTGCTGTTCGTAACGTACGTGCTGAAGTGAATGTATCCCCAGGTAAAAAGATTGAATTACTCATTAAGCCAACGGGTGCGGACGAGGAAACGATTTTCCGTTCGAATGAAATCTATATTCAACGTTTCTGCAACACTTCAGCACTTGCGATTGATGCAGCTGTAAGTGCGCCAGATAAAGCGATGACCGCGATCGTTACAGGCGCGGAGCTTTACTTGCCACTCGCAGGACTCATTGACATTAGTCAAGAAATTGCAAGGCTGACCAAGGAAGTTGACAGTTTGACTTCTGAAGTGGAGCGGGTGGAGAAGAAGCTGGCTAACGAAGGCTATATTGCGAAAGCGCCAGCCCAAGTTGTTGAACAAGAGCGTGTGAAGGGTCAGGACTATCGCGACAAACGCGATAAGGTGTTGGCACGAATCGCTGAGCTTCAGGGATAA
- a CDS encoding bifunctional folylpolyglutamate synthase/dihydrofolate synthase, translating to MDHLNPSHHVQEEQVYFRLAEEAMAWITGLTPFGIRPGLDRITLMMERFNNPQRRLKFIHVAGTNGKGSVCAYLTQILRQSRYDVGTFTSPYLTSYSNRLQYNGQDIADADLITLTNRLKPVADELSKSEWGSPTMFEVTTALALLYYGTISFPDYVVWETGLGGRLDVTNIVTPVVSVITNVGHDHMDVLGSTLEEIAREKAGIIKPGVPVITAVNQPDIVEIMKQTAAGNRSTAYIMGEQFSVDVESAVENNQQFKFTGPFRSLNSLAITLNGAHQVVNAAVAVMTIEVLRQYYALIVEDSDLIEALQSTSWPGRLELVSTAPRILIDGAHNPEGVEALATTLRNIYKYDQLNVVMAMMPNKNHEQSLRHILPMVDTLIITEPDFHKKMNATELAAVANGLQAEFGRPRSVVVEPDWRRALSLLQDLSTPTSQYTNPLGVVTGTLYLIADVRSWILHETKSEKGW from the coding sequence ATGGATCATCTAAATCCCTCACATCATGTACAAGAGGAACAGGTATATTTTCGCTTAGCGGAAGAGGCAATGGCTTGGATTACTGGACTGACACCATTCGGGATTCGTCCGGGATTAGATCGAATTACGCTCATGATGGAGCGCTTTAATAACCCTCAGCGTCGATTGAAATTCATTCACGTTGCGGGCACGAACGGCAAAGGCTCGGTATGTGCGTATTTAACTCAGATTCTTAGACAAAGTCGTTATGATGTCGGTACATTTACATCACCTTATCTCACGTCGTATTCCAACCGTCTGCAATATAATGGACAAGATATCGCTGACGCGGATTTAATTACGCTCACGAATCGGTTAAAGCCAGTGGCAGATGAATTGTCGAAGAGCGAATGGGGTTCGCCGACGATGTTCGAAGTAACGACCGCACTTGCTTTGCTGTATTACGGCACAATTTCATTCCCTGATTATGTTGTCTGGGAGACGGGTCTTGGCGGAAGATTGGACGTTACAAACATCGTAACCCCCGTTGTCAGTGTCATTACGAATGTAGGTCATGATCATATGGATGTGCTCGGTTCGACTTTGGAGGAGATTGCACGGGAAAAAGCGGGGATCATTAAGCCGGGGGTACCTGTTATTACTGCTGTTAATCAGCCTGATATAGTTGAGATAATGAAGCAGACAGCAGCGGGAAATCGTTCAACCGCTTATATTATGGGTGAGCAATTCAGTGTCGATGTGGAATCTGCGGTAGAGAACAACCAGCAGTTTAAGTTTACAGGGCCGTTCCGCTCCCTGAATTCTTTGGCGATTACGCTAAATGGCGCGCATCAGGTGGTAAATGCTGCAGTTGCGGTCATGACGATTGAGGTGCTTCGTCAATATTATGCGCTCATCGTCGAAGATAGCGATTTAATTGAAGCATTGCAGTCAACTTCGTGGCCTGGCCGTTTAGAGCTGGTGAGTACAGCACCTAGAATTTTGATTGATGGTGCGCATAATCCAGAAGGAGTGGAAGCTTTAGCGACCACACTGCGAAATATTTACAAGTACGACCAGTTGAATGTTGTAATGGCAATGATGCCGAATAAGAATCATGAACAATCGCTTCGGCATATACTACCTATGGTGGATACATTGATTATTACAGAACCTGATTTTCATAAAAAGATGAATGCCACCGAACTGGCCGCCGTTGCAAACGGACTGCAAGCGGAGTTCGGACGGCCGCGGAGCGTTGTTGTGGAGCCGGATTGGCGGCGTGCGCTTTCGCTTCTCCAAGATTTATCTACGCCTACGTCACAGTACACAAATCCGTTAGGGGTCGTAACGGGAACGCTTTACTTGATTGCTGACGTAAGATCCTGGATTCTCCATGAAACGAAATCTGAAAAAGGCTGGTGA
- the murC gene encoding UDP-N-acetylmuramate--L-alanine ligase, with product MQTAEHVHFIGIGGYGMSAIARVMLEMGYQVSGSDVVRQELIDKLAAKGAQIYIGHEADHVHGADLVVYSTALPKDNVERQAAEKLQIPTLHRAQMLAQLLNARTGIAVAGAHGKTTTSSMIALVMENCGLDPTYIIGGEIVNVGTNAKAGKSKFVVAEADESDGSFLQYEPTMGVVTNIEADHLENYEGDFNKLKAAYVSFFNNVKAGGCAIVCADDENVREVLSQVTGPARVVKYGIERDDVDYRATNIQLGDRCASFNMLRGTENLGTVKLSVPGRHNVYNALATVIVCLEAGATFEAIAGAIWEFRGAKRRFHVLGEVKDMLIIDDYAHHPTEIQATIQAAKATGKRIVAVFQPQRYTRTFFLLDAFSKAFADADEVIITDIYSPAGEQKIEGVSSTKLVQLIAQNSNPNVTYIPTKEEVRDLLASRIAPGDLVITMGAGDIWKTAYDLANIIRERHGE from the coding sequence TTGCAAACCGCTGAACATGTACATTTTATTGGTATTGGTGGGTATGGTATGAGTGCCATTGCCCGCGTCATGTTAGAAATGGGCTATCAAGTGTCCGGCTCAGACGTCGTAAGACAAGAGCTCATTGACAAGCTAGCAGCTAAGGGCGCACAAATCTATATCGGTCACGAAGCTGATCACGTCCATGGGGCGGATCTCGTCGTGTATTCGACTGCATTGCCGAAAGACAACGTAGAGCGTCAAGCTGCAGAGAAACTGCAAATTCCAACGCTGCACCGGGCACAAATGCTTGCACAGCTACTCAATGCACGTACAGGAATTGCGGTTGCAGGTGCACATGGAAAGACAACAACATCGTCGATGATTGCTCTAGTGATGGAAAATTGCGGATTGGACCCGACTTATATAATCGGCGGAGAAATCGTGAACGTCGGTACGAACGCGAAAGCAGGCAAAAGTAAATTTGTTGTAGCGGAAGCGGATGAAAGTGATGGTTCCTTTCTGCAATACGAACCAACTATGGGCGTAGTGACAAATATCGAAGCGGATCATCTGGAAAATTACGAGGGTGACTTCAATAAATTGAAGGCGGCTTATGTATCGTTTTTCAACAATGTGAAAGCAGGAGGCTGCGCTATCGTCTGTGCGGACGATGAAAATGTTCGCGAAGTACTGTCGCAGGTCACCGGCCCAGCACGGGTTGTTAAATATGGTATTGAGCGTGATGATGTTGATTATCGGGCGACTAATATTCAGTTAGGTGATCGCTGTGCATCGTTTAACATGCTGCGCGGAACTGAAAATTTGGGCACCGTTAAGCTGTCGGTTCCTGGTCGCCACAACGTCTATAACGCACTAGCTACAGTTATCGTATGCTTGGAGGCGGGGGCAACATTCGAAGCAATCGCGGGAGCCATTTGGGAATTCCGCGGTGCTAAGCGTAGATTTCATGTGCTTGGTGAAGTGAAGGACATGCTCATCATAGACGATTATGCGCATCATCCAACTGAAATTCAAGCTACTATTCAAGCGGCTAAAGCGACGGGTAAAAGAATCGTTGCCGTTTTTCAGCCACAGCGATATACGAGAACATTTTTTTTGCTGGATGCATTTAGTAAGGCGTTTGCTGATGCTGACGAGGTCATCATCACTGACATCTATTCGCCAGCTGGAGAGCAGAAGATCGAAGGCGTTAGTTCGACGAAGCTTGTACAATTGATCGCGCAAAATAGCAACCCTAACGTGACATACATTCCAACGAAGGAAGAAGTTCGGGATTTGCTCGCAAGTCGAATCGCACCAGGTGATCTCGTTATTACGATGGGCGCAGGCGACATTTGGAAGACTGCGTATGACTTAGCCAATATTATACGTGAGCGTCACGGCGAGTAA